From a region of the Paenibacillus lutimineralis genome:
- a CDS encoding ATPase: protein MDQTERLSLDQVLDKISPKEYMGSEFQESKLIYSVIGFIPACDMVDNALVISNLGYMLSQKGLNTCILDLKVFNPNLYHYLDAKPNKKGSGLIRVLKSDKVDFREEIQATKYERLYLLSPSPHDLIEEYLDFEFDHLEHVINTLKGMFDIVLVDIPNNPPLEFCLGAMKFSHIGFFTSTERIEATSNMIRLLDFASSVGISTAKFTSVILMNIQDINYDHKAISEFGLNIVAALPYVKAAYAYSLEGKLYVRDNPLINRYFLKQMRRLTDILCNQ, encoded by the coding sequence ATGGATCAAACCGAAAGACTAAGCCTCGATCAGGTACTAGACAAAATATCTCCCAAAGAATATATGGGCTCCGAATTCCAGGAGAGCAAGCTCATCTATAGCGTCATCGGATTTATACCAGCCTGCGATATGGTTGATAATGCGCTTGTGATTAGCAATTTAGGCTACATGCTATCCCAGAAGGGCTTAAATACCTGCATTCTGGACTTGAAGGTCTTCAATCCCAATCTGTATCACTATCTGGATGCTAAGCCGAATAAGAAAGGCAGCGGACTTATACGTGTACTGAAGAGCGACAAGGTGGATTTCCGGGAAGAGATCCAGGCTACTAAATACGAGAGACTATACCTGCTCTCCCCAAGTCCGCATGATCTGATTGAGGAATATTTGGATTTTGAATTCGATCATCTGGAACATGTAATTAATACGCTGAAGGGCATGTTCGATATCGTGCTAGTGGATATACCGAATAACCCTCCGCTGGAATTCTGTCTGGGAGCGATGAAATTTTCTCATATCGGCTTCTTTACTTCTACCGAGCGGATTGAAGCAACCAGCAACATGATCCGGCTGCTCGATTTTGCTTCATCGGTCGGCATTAGTACAGCCAAGTTCACGAGCGTTATTCTGATGAACATCCAGGATATTAACTATGATCACAAGGCAATCAGTGAGTTCGGACTCAATATTGTGGCTGCATTGCCGTATGTGAAGGCGGCTTACGCTTATTCCTTGGAAGGCAAGCTGTATGTAAGGGATAATCCTCTGATTAACAGATATTTTCTGAAGCAAATGAGGCGCCTAACGGATATCCTCTGCAACCAGTAA
- a CDS encoding CpaF family protein, with product MLTRAKISDMQQKVSYQVSKKEDMDDLKNKYTTIQFEEALEHCQKYITKVATHAFRREHDPARKREMTKAYINEFVDSQKPVVEGYYELVDLKRALIDEITHYGPITKAMEDPAIDEIRINGIEQIFVETGGKTLPWEHQFLDRDHLERIISKLLGVSKVRLTPKIPMVNARTIEGYRVNATHADISPYDMPAVVIRKFSKKSITPEMMIKNESFSVNMFKMLSLLPKSDLSWITVGPTGSGKTTLNEMMVKEINPLSRIITIENPSEMRLLRREGNLEHGRIINDVLQYESVPDDDDASPATMENLLINAMRQSPHWIGPGELRTPGEFATALRAAQTGHFFFTTLHAEGDREAIFRFLTAYLMASNEPAELALRNICSAVKFVVFQEKLADGTRKVTSISEVIGSEGLEPIINPIYKFISEDVVEDEETHRVLKIIGKHKRVGTLSEKVQQTMIKAGIKRSRFEFLTAEPAEDEIEEYGFDGYNFNH from the coding sequence ATGCTTACTCGCGCCAAGATTAGTGATATGCAGCAGAAGGTGAGCTATCAGGTCAGCAAAAAAGAAGATATGGACGACCTGAAGAACAAATATACGACGATTCAATTTGAAGAGGCACTAGAGCATTGCCAGAAATATATCACCAAGGTGGCGACGCATGCTTTCAGACGGGAACATGATCCTGCACGAAAGAGAGAGATGACCAAGGCCTACATCAATGAGTTCGTAGATTCACAGAAGCCGGTTGTCGAAGGCTATTACGAATTGGTTGATCTAAAAAGGGCGCTGATTGACGAGATCACTCACTATGGTCCGATTACGAAAGCGATGGAGGATCCGGCAATTGATGAGATTCGCATTAACGGGATAGAGCAGATCTTTGTTGAGACAGGCGGTAAGACATTACCTTGGGAGCATCAATTTCTGGATCGTGATCATCTGGAGAGGATTATCTCCAAGCTGCTCGGCGTCTCCAAAGTACGCTTAACTCCGAAAATTCCGATGGTCAATGCCAGGACGATTGAAGGATACCGGGTCAATGCGACACATGCAGATATATCTCCTTACGATATGCCTGCGGTAGTTATCCGGAAGTTCAGCAAGAAGAGCATCACACCGGAAATGATGATCAAGAACGAATCATTCTCTGTGAACATGTTCAAGATGCTGTCTCTGCTTCCCAAATCTGACCTGTCCTGGATTACGGTAGGGCCGACCGGCAGCGGCAAGACAACGCTTAACGAAATGATGGTTAAGGAGATTAACCCGCTGTCCCGAATCATCACGATAGAGAATCCATCGGAAATGCGCTTGCTTCGCCGCGAAGGGAATCTGGAGCATGGCAGAATCATTAATGATGTGTTGCAGTATGAATCGGTTCCGGATGACGATGATGCCAGTCCGGCTACGATGGAGAACTTGCTGATTAACGCGATGCGGCAATCCCCTCACTGGATTGGCCCAGGGGAGTTGAGAACTCCGGGAGAGTTCGCGACCGCGCTTCGCGCCGCCCAGACCGGGCACTTCTTCTTCACAACCTTGCATGCCGAAGGAGACAGAGAGGCGATCTTCCGCTTCTTGACAGCCTATCTGATGGCCTCGAATGAGCCGGCTGAACTTGCTCTTCGCAACATCTGCAGCGCCGTCAAGTTTGTTGTGTTCCAGGAGAAGCTCGCAGATGGTACACGTAAGGTTACTTCAATCTCCGAGGTGATCGGCTCCGAAGGTCTGGAACCGATTATCAATCCGATCTATAAATTTATCTCTGAGGATGTGGTGGAAGACGAGGAGACGCATCGAGTACTGAAGATCATTGGTAAACATAAGCGGGTGGGGACATTGTCAGAGAAGGTGCAGCAGACGATGATCAAGGCGGGGATTAAGCGAAGCAGATTTGAGTTTCTGACAGCAGAGCCTGCAGAAGATGAGATAGAGGAGTATGGGTTCGATGGATACAACTTCAATCATTAG